CAGGCCGTCCACGCCGGTGGTGGAGCCGCCGACATCGCAGGGCGCCCCGCCGCAGGCAGCGATGCCGACCACGATCTGCAGCACACGCTCGCCGGGGTTGCCGGTGAGGCCGCCGGCGGAGCAGTCCCAGTTGGTGCCGTCGGTGGTGCCGTTCACGGACTGGCCGCTGACGAGATTGCGGCAAATCACCTGCACCACGCTGGCGCTCTGCACGGTGCCGGCGATCGGATCGGCCATCACCTCATCGCGCACCAGGGCGGCGCCGATGATGTTGCTGGGCGTGTCCGCGGCCTGGGTGTTGGGCCCGAGGGACGCGAGGGCGGAGTCGCCCGGGGCGCCGAAGTTGGTGCAGAACATCATGGCGCGGCACACCTGCAGCTCGGCGACGGTCTGCTCCCCGCCGCTGGCATCGGCGGTGAGGCCTTCGGTTAGGTCGCCGTTCAAGCCCGTGGTGCCGAGCAGGGCGATGAGGGTTTGTGCCGGCAGGAAGTTGGCGGCGGTGAAGTCGTTGGCGAAGTCGATGGGGCCTTCGGTGGTGATGTCGACGATGCCGCCGTTGCCCCAGAGGGTCTCCACCTCCGCGTTGGTGGCAAAGCGGAAGCCTTCGTAGGTGCCGCCGGGGCCGAGCTGGGCCGTGACTTCGTCGAAGCTCTGGCCCAGAGTCACTGACCAATCGAGCCAGCTAAGGCCCGTGTCCGTGTCCAAGGTGATGGTGTCGGTGCCGAACTCGCTGTCTTCGGACACCAGATCGGCGTGCGCGGTGACCGCGGCCAACGCCAGTGCGCAAAGGGCAATGCCCCTGTTTACATATCGCATTTCATCGCTCCCTGATGAGGTTGTCGGGTTTGGTCCAAAACGCCTGTTGTTTGGCACCAAGTCTATCATCCACGTGTGACAGCGCGCGGCTGCCCACGCTTGTGATCCGGTGCTCACTTTCAGTCATCGACCTGCGCGCAGCGTTACCCGGCGCGCGGTGGGGCGCGAGGGAATCCGCTAGCGTGGCGTGATGACCGGCGCCGCTCCCCAATCCATCGACGATCTGCTGCAAGACAACGCCGCCGACGCGCACAAGCGTGAGCGCCAGGCGATCCTCGATATGCTCTACCGCAACCACCGCTCGGCGGCGGTGGTGATGATGCTCAACAGCACGGTCACGGCCTACCTCCTGGGCGTGCTGGAAGGCGCCACGGAGGTGCTCTGGTGGTGGGGCGTGGGGATCGCCCTCGGCGTCACCCGCTTCTCCCTGAGCTCCGTCTACCTGCGCTGTCGAGAGCATCTTCATTCGACGCGCTGGACGCAGATTGCCGCGGCCAATTCCCTGAGCTTCGGCTTGCACATCGGCTACCTCAGTCTGTGCTGCTTCGGACAGGCGGAACCGGCGGGCCAGATCGCCGTTTCCGTCCTGACGGCTGGCACGATCGCCGGCGCCACTATCGCGGGCGCCACCTACCTGCCCTGCTTCGTCGCGTTCACGACGCCCGCCGCGAGCGCCATCGCGATCGCCTTCGCCACCCAACTCGGCCCCAGCGGACCGGGCTTGGTGGTGTTCACCGCGGTGTACGTAGCGATGATGTTTCTCTCGACCAAACGCATCAATCAGCTCATTCGCAAAAACGTGCGACTCTCCGTCGCCCTCTACCGCCAGGCGCGCCGCGACCCACTGGTCGACGTGGCCAACCGCCTCGAATTCCATCGGCAGACGGACGAGGCCGCGGCCACGGCACGCAAGGGCGGCGAAGACGCGGCGATCATCTTCATCGATCTCGATCACTTCAAGACCTTGAACGACACGTACGGACACGCCACCGGTGATCAGGCACTGCTCGCCATGGCCGAGGGCTTGACGGGTGCCCTGCGCCCGGGCGATCTGGTGGCTCGCCTG
The nucleotide sequence above comes from Pseudomonadota bacterium. Encoded proteins:
- a CDS encoding GGDEF domain-containing protein; translated protein: MTGAAPQSIDDLLQDNAADAHKRERQAILDMLYRNHRSAAVVMMLNSTVTAYLLGVLEGATEVLWWWGVGIALGVTRFSLSSVYLRCREHLHSTRWTQIAAANSLSFGLHIGYLSLCCFGQAEPAGQIAVSVLTAGTIAGATIAGATYLPCFVAFTTPAASAIAIAFATQLGPSGPGLVVFTAVYVAMMFLSTKRINQLIRKNVRLSVALYRQARRDPLVDVANRLEFHRQTDEAAATARKGGEDAAIIFIDLDHFKTLNDTYGHATGDQALLAMAEGLTGALRPGDLVARLGGDEFVVFLFPASRNKALTAANKALTAVRGICLERDDGDPLSITASIGVAYSRGGFRSTEDLLSRADAAVYLAKERGRDRVEALPLNGPDDDAPAGDASSPIVGSGAPA